The Solanum lycopersicum chromosome 6, SLM_r2.1 genome has a window encoding:
- the LOC101257480 gene encoding protein LPA3 isoform X1, with protein sequence MAMAITTALQLQSLPSSFPLLRSPFISFSFSLSLICPRFHSPKTSVKSSVLPLKGIQCIKNEVGADPKKGVSVYKPKSYQVLVSDAADSLFYALNDGKTRLEIDFPPLPTSISSYKGSSDEFSDANIQLVLAVVKKLQEKMETRACVVFPDKPEKRRASDLFKAALDSIDDITIGSLDDIPGGAVTSFFRSVRNTLDFDFEDENEGRWKSDQPPTLYIFINCSTRDLSYIEKYVGKFATSTPSLLFNLELDTLRADLGIIGFPPRELHYQFLSQFTPVFYIRTREYSKTVAVEPYIVNYNGALFRQYPGPWQVMLKQTDGSFVCVAESATRFTLNETKEELLRVLGLQEEKGSSLEFLRRGYKTATWWEEDIDLEASSAWRS encoded by the exons ATGGCTATGGCCATCACCACGGCCTTACAGTTACAGTCACTTCCTTCTTCCTTCCCTCTTCTTCGCTCTCCCTTtatctctttttccttttccctTTCCCTCATTTGCCCACGCTTCCACTCTCCCAAAACCTCCGTAAAATCATCAGTACTTCCCTTGAAGGGAATTCAGTGCATCAAGAATGAAGTGGGAGCtgacccaaaaaaaggtgtcaGTGTTTACAAGCCTAAATCATACCAAGTCCTTGTTTCTGATGCCGCAGATTCTCTATTTTATGCCCTTAATGACGGAAAGACCAGACTCGAAATTGACTTCCC GCCCTTGCCCACCAGCATTTCTTCTTATAAG GGGTCTTCGGATGAGTTCAGTGATGCCAATATCCAACTTGTACTAGCTGTTGTTAAGAAGCTTCAGGAAAAGATGGAAACTAGAGCTTGTGTG GTGTTTCCCGACAAACCAGAAAAGCGTAGGGCCAGCGATCTTTTCAAAGCAGCTCTTGACTCG ATAGATGACATTACCATTGGATCCTTGGATGATATTCCTGGGGGTGCTGTGACCTCATTCTTCAGATCTGTGAGGAATACActggattttgattttgaggATGAGAATGAAG GTCGTTGGAAGTCTGACCAGCCTCCTAcactttatatatttatcaactGCAGCACTCGTGACCTTTCGTACATTGAGAAGTATGTG GGAAAATTTGCTACGTCAACCCCAAGCCTCCTTTTCAATCTCGAACTTGACACCTTGCG TGCTGACCTGGGAATTATAGGTTTTCCACCAAGGGAATTGCATTATCAGTTTCTTTCTCAATTCACCCCCGTCTTTTATATTCGAACAAGAGAGTACTCAAAG ACAGTTGCAGTGGAACCTTATATTGTGAACTACAATGGAGCTCTCTTCCGTCAGTATCCTG GGCCTTGGCAGGTGATGCTGAAACAGACAGATGGTTCTTTTGTTTGTGTGGCAGAAAGCGCAACTCGCTTCACTCTTAACGAA ACCAAGGAAGAACTATTGAGAGTCCTCGGATTGCAAGAAGAGAAAGGAAGCTCACTTGAATTTCTCAGAAGAGGATACAAG
- the LOC101257480 gene encoding protein LPA3 isoform X2, with amino-acid sequence MLCQKRPLPTSISSYKGSSDEFSDANIQLVLAVVKKLQEKMETRACVVFPDKPEKRRASDLFKAALDSIDDITIGSLDDIPGGAVTSFFRSVRNTLDFDFEDENEGRWKSDQPPTLYIFINCSTRDLSYIEKYVGKFATSTPSLLFNLELDTLRADLGIIGFPPRELHYQFLSQFTPVFYIRTREYSKTVAVEPYIVNYNGALFRQYPGPWQVMLKQTDGSFVCVAESATRFTLNETKEELLRVLGLQEEKGSSLEFLRRGYKTATWWEEDIDLEASSAWRS; translated from the exons ATGTTATGCCAGAAAAG GCCCTTGCCCACCAGCATTTCTTCTTATAAG GGGTCTTCGGATGAGTTCAGTGATGCCAATATCCAACTTGTACTAGCTGTTGTTAAGAAGCTTCAGGAAAAGATGGAAACTAGAGCTTGTGTG GTGTTTCCCGACAAACCAGAAAAGCGTAGGGCCAGCGATCTTTTCAAAGCAGCTCTTGACTCG ATAGATGACATTACCATTGGATCCTTGGATGATATTCCTGGGGGTGCTGTGACCTCATTCTTCAGATCTGTGAGGAATACActggattttgattttgaggATGAGAATGAAG GTCGTTGGAAGTCTGACCAGCCTCCTAcactttatatatttatcaactGCAGCACTCGTGACCTTTCGTACATTGAGAAGTATGTG GGAAAATTTGCTACGTCAACCCCAAGCCTCCTTTTCAATCTCGAACTTGACACCTTGCG TGCTGACCTGGGAATTATAGGTTTTCCACCAAGGGAATTGCATTATCAGTTTCTTTCTCAATTCACCCCCGTCTTTTATATTCGAACAAGAGAGTACTCAAAG ACAGTTGCAGTGGAACCTTATATTGTGAACTACAATGGAGCTCTCTTCCGTCAGTATCCTG GGCCTTGGCAGGTGATGCTGAAACAGACAGATGGTTCTTTTGTTTGTGTGGCAGAAAGCGCAACTCGCTTCACTCTTAACGAA ACCAAGGAAGAACTATTGAGAGTCCTCGGATTGCAAGAAGAGAAAGGAAGCTCACTTGAATTTCTCAGAAGAGGATACAAG
- the LOC101257182 gene encoding magnesium transporter MRS2-1, with the protein MAEIKERLLPPKPASAANLREVSYRPPTSGRQPFQGIDVLGLKKRGQGLRSWIRVDTSGNSQVIEVDKFTMMRRCDLPARDLRLLDPLFVYPSTILGREKAIVVNLEQIRCIITADEVLLLNSLDSYVLQYVVELQRRLQAAGAGEVWQSEGELSRRRGGRNIENMFGNPSPDYLPFEFRALEVALEAACTFLDSQAAELEIEAYPLLDELTSKISTLNLERVRRLKSRLVALTRRVQKVRDEIEQLMDDDGDMAEMYLTEKKRRMELSCYGDQSLLGYRSTDGALSLSAPVSPVSSPPESRRLEKSLSIARSRHESMRSSESGTETQSIEELEMLLEAYFVVIDSTLNKLTSLKEYIDDTEDFINIQLDNVRNQLIQFELLLTTATFVVAIFGVVAGIFGMNFEIPMFNEPNAFKWVLIITGVTGAVIFFAFLWFFKYRRLMPL; encoded by the exons ATGGCTGAAATAAAAGAACGCTTGCTTCCACCAAAACCTGCATCAGCAGCAAATCTTAGAGAAGTATCTTATAGGCCGCCTACCTCTGGTCGTCAACCTTTTCAAGGTATAGATGTTTTGGGCCTTAAGAAGCGAGGTCAAGGTCTTCGATCATGGATTCGGGTTGATACATCTGGCAATTCCCAGGTCATTGAGGTTGACAAGTTCACTATGATGCGTCGTTGCGATCTTCCAGCTCGTGATCTACGTCTATTAGATCCATTGTTTGTTTACCCATCAACAATCCTTGGCAGAGAGAAGGCGATTGTTGTAAATCTTGAGCAGATTCGATGTATCATTACAGCTGATGAGGTTCTCCTATTAAATTCTCTCGATAGCTATGTCCTGCAGTATGTAGTGGAGCTGCAGCGGCGGTTGCAAGCTGCAGGAGCAGGTGAGGTTTGGCAGTCAGAAGGTGAGTTGAGCAGAAGAAGAGGAGGCAGGAATATTGAGAACATGTTTGGCAATCCATCACCAGATTATTTGCCATTTGAATTCCGTGCTCTTGAAGTTGCACTGGAGGCAGCTTGTACTTTTCTTGATTCTCAG GCAGCAGAACTAGAGATTGAAGCATACCCATTGTTGGATGAACTTACATCTAAAATTAGTACCTTGAATTTGGAACGAGTTCGTAGATTGAAAAGCAGGCTTGTTGCTTTGACTCGTAGAGTTCAGAAG GTTAGAGATGAGATAGAGCAGCTTATGGATGATGATGGAGACATGGCTGAGATGTACCTCACTGAGAAGAAAAGGCGGATGGAATTGTCTTGCTATGGAGATCAATCATTGCTTGGCTACAGGTCAACAGATGGTGCATTGTCTTTGTCTGCTCCAGTTTCCCCTGTTTCTTCACCCCCTGAGAGCAGGAGGCTTGAAAAAAGCTTGAGCATAGCAAGAAGCAGGCATGAAAGCATGAGAAGTTCGGAAAGTGGCACTGAAACTCAGAGTATAGAAGAACTGGAGATGCTCTTGGAAGCTTATTTTGTTGTCATTGACAGCACCCTCAACAAGTTAACATCG TTGAAGGAGTATATTGATGATACCGAAGATTTCATCAACATTCAACTG GATAATGTACGGAATCAGCTTATTCAATTTGAGTTGCTACTTACAACTGCAACCTTTGTGGTTGCCATCTTTGGGGTTGTGGCAGGAATTTTTGGGATGAATTTTGAAATACCCATGTTTAATGAACCAAATGCATTCAAATGGGTCTTAATAATTACAGGTGTAACTGGAGCAGTGATATTCTTTGCATTTTTATGGTTCTTCAAATATAGAAGATTGATGCCACTGTAG
- the LOC101256889 gene encoding chaperone protein dnaJ 8, chloroplastic-like, giving the protein MATAMGMMRNVGGYGSASASWIRLKNRANKKTKRSENVKFGVTCVYSPSLSDPYKTLRIQPDASESDVRKAFRQLALQYHPDVCRGSNCGIQFHQINDAYDTVMSNLRGETKNAEMEIYEEYDDDDEAMRGVNDPDYDMWEEWMGWEGAGIRDYSSHINPYI; this is encoded by the exons atggcGACGGCTATGGGAATGATGAGGAATGTTGGGGGTTATGGTTCTGCCTCTGCTTCATGGATTCGTTTGAAGAATCGCGCAAACAAAAAGACGAAGAGGAGTGAGAATGTTAAATTTGGGGTTACTTGTGTTTATTCACCTTCTCTGAGTGATCCGTACAAGACCTTGAGGATTCAACCTGATGCTTCTGAATCTGATGTTAGAAAGGCTTTTAGACAGCTTGCTCTTCAG TATCACCCGGATGTATGCAGAGGAAGTAATTGCGGTATACAATTTCACCAAATCAATGATGCATACGAT ACTGTGATGAGTAACTTGAGAGGTGAAACAAAGAATGCAGAAATGGAGATTTACGAAGAatatgacgatgacgatgaagCCATGAGAGGAGTGAATGATCCAGATTATGATATGTGGGAAGAATGGATGGGATGGGAAGGAGCAGGCATTCGGGATTATTCGTCTCACATCAATccttatatataa
- the LOC101256599 gene encoding mitogen-activated protein kinase kinase kinase 20-like — protein sequence MGSKKKIEVEVVKNVNEFGDGVSWYRGAMLGKGSFGYVYLANLKNPKSKNRYLPSVMAVKSAEVSVSGSIQKEREVLSNIKGCPYVIRCFGDETTNGNNGVMAYNLLLEYGSGGTLAQRINKLGNGNRGLAEFEVRLYTRSMLRGLNHIHAIGYVHCDMKPENVLLVPSSSKGSVEFRAKIGDLGLAKRENQSKKRRLEPYWRGTPMYLSPEAVADNVQESPADIWALGCIVLEMLTGKPPWDRKDAEDVLKKIGEGHELPTIPGDLSKEAKDFLKGCFVRKPTYRWTAEMLLIHPFVEGLSDDDDGVEDRQEVEDINEVDSMQLVTEPEDEVSYSQEDWSCISEEESVGYWSEDDDPEITEDEIASCFAEERMSIRSSSIDSGFNSMIDTSKQVASRNLSNNSSKCPLKFTVPAGVLALGGRREI from the coding sequence ATGGgaagtaagaaaaaaattgaagttgaagtGGTGAAGAATGTAAATGAATTTGGTGATGGGGTTTCATGGTATAGAGGAGCAATGCTAGGGAAAGGAAGTTTTGGGTATGTTTATCTTGCTAATTTGAAGAACCCCAAGTCGAAAAATCGATACTTGCCATCAGTTATGGCTGTGAAATCGGCTGAAGTATCTGTTTCAGGTTCAATTCAGAAGGAAAGGGAAGTTTTAAGCAATATCAAGGGTTGTCCTTATGTAATTCGATGCTTTGGGGATGAAACTACGAATGGTAATAATGGTGTGATGGCCTACAATTTGTTGCTCGAGTATGGCTCTGGTGGAACCCTAGCTCAGAGGATCAACAAATTAGGGAATGGGAACAGAGGGTTGGCTGAATTTGAGGTGAGGTTGTATACGAGGTCTATGCTTAGAGGGTTGAATCATATTCATGCTATTGGTTATGTTCATTGCGATATGAAACCTGAGAACGTGTTGCTTGTTCCGAGTTCTAGTAAAGGAAGTGTTGAATTTAGGGCAAAAATTGGTGATTTGGGATTGGCGAAGAGAGAAAATCAGAGTAAAAAGAGGAGATTAGAGCCTTATTGGAGAGGTACTCCGATGTACTTATCACCAGAAGCTGTAGCTGATAATGTGCAAGAGTCTCCTGCTGATATATGGGCTCTTGGTTGTATTGTACTTGAGATGTTAACGGGAAAACCTCCGTGGGATCGTAAGGATGCTGAGGATGTACTCAAGAAGATTGGGGAAGGACATGAATTGCCTACGATTCCAGGGGATTTGTCTAAGGAAGCGAAAGATTTCCTCAAGGGTTGTTTTGTGAGGAAGCCTACGTATAGATGGACTGCTGAAATGCTGTTAATTCATCCGTTTGTTGAGGGTttaagtgatgatgatgatggagtGGAAGATCGACAGGAGGTTGAAGATATAAATGAAGTTGATTCTATGCAATTGGTTACGGAGCCTGAAGATGAAGTTTCCTATTCTCAAGAAGATTGGAGCTGCATTTCTGAAGAGGAATCCGTTGGTTACTGGTCGGAAGATGATGATCCAGAGATCACTGAGGATGAAATAGCCTCTTGTTTTGCTGAAGAAAGGATGAGCATTAGAAGCTCTAGCATTGATAGTGGTTTTAATAGTATGATTGATACATCAAAGCAAGTAGCTTCACGGAATCTATCAAATAATTCGTCGAAATGTCCATTAAAATTTACAGTTCCTGCTGGTGTCCTAGCACTAGGTGGTAGGAGGGagatatga